The Gossypium hirsutum isolate 1008001.06 chromosome A03, Gossypium_hirsutum_v2.1, whole genome shotgun sequence genome contains the following window.
attcgggcctttgagcctagcaggctatgatgccggtgagatattattcgggcctttgagcctagcaggctataatgccggtgagatactattcgggctttcgagcctagcaggttataatgccggtgaaatgatatcgggcctcgagcctagcaggcgaaatgccggtgattagagaaaagtctaagactaaggtaccttatgttagattgacaaatgaatatactcaatacgttaagtgggccaggtatgCATTATGTattcatatgtgagtttgatttgaagtgaatcataagtcTGCAATGTAATACATAGGTGAACagatgttataactatatctatgatcatgatacatctGGTCAAGttgtgaaagtatgtgaaggtatttgatttatttatgttatacgaattcagattaagtgttataagaatgctgaatgtgcattatgtgcatgtgtatattcggccagatggcaatatacctagaatatggccgcttgagaaattgaataatcgaaatataattgcgtttatttgtttgcattgcttaaaacttactaagcttatgaatgcttactccgttgttacattcctctattttatagattgttggctccagttacttgctcaggttggagttcgccggagatattatcacactgtcgagctcacgctaatggtgtaagtaaatcctagtatttcgagtctatggcatgtataggggttctaatgttgagtatgtgatattataatttagcaaAAGGTGGCAGCTTGTATTGATGAAGTGTTTTGGCCGtgtaaattggcctatgttggctagtgatgttttgggcctcgtaagcccatatatgggacagattgcatgtgaaaagaaaagttttaaattgattgaaatttttcggcaaagttttaaattgattgaaattttttggcacggtttttgtgtgattgactgagtttaagtcgggcaacacctcgaaccctgttccgacgaaGGATATGGGCAATGGGTGTTACAACTTAatgcaaaaaaatatttttccaacttCGTCCTTAAATAATATCATGCTTCCTTCAAAAAAGAATTGTGGTTGAATCCTCGTACTCTTTTTATTACAATAGCCACAACACCCATTATAGATTCTGATCATATCTGCTCTATTTTTACATAATGTCTAGAACTACCTATAGCTCCTCTTCAACCCATAGATATgagaataatgcgcttcagcgcactcaaaGTCACATCCTTttgtattgacaacaatacctATACgaattgagctaagactcaatgACAACTCAAATATATAACGCATATTTAATATAGAAATAACAGCTTAAAAAACATTCCCTAAAATGCTACAACATAAACATGCAAGACTACGGAAATAAGAAGAAAATTCAAGTATCATTCATTTTATGCTCAAAGTTTAGATACGAGAAACTTCAAAGTTGAGAGATTGAGATCTAAAATCAACACgaagaaatatataaattcaGATCAAAATCAACAACAGGCAACTTATGGCGACACAATGAGCACATATTACTATTCTCTAACCATTGTATAATACAACCGGCATGGTAAACATGTGCACAATGTAAACGTCTACCATCCGTTTCATTCAAAAACTCTTCCAAGCAAACCGAACATCGTAATGACCCTATTTTGCTTAACTATTCACCATCGTCGGCCTTTACGTTTTCCAATACTTCGATCATTGTTTTACTTGTTGGCCTCACATTCGTGTCGGTACTATCGTCACTAATGTTCCTGTCAAAATCACTACTGAAATCAATAATGGACTCATATTTTGAATCGTCATAGTCTTCATCAGTTTGGTCGAAGAATGTTGACATTGACACAGTTGTCATTGCTTGTCTTGATGTAGTAAATTGTAGATAAATGACCATTTCTCCTTCGTGATTGATACTGATTGTTGCCGTCACTGAAATGTCGTTTGTTGGAGTAATAGGTGTTTAGTCGGACATAGTTTTGATTGAGAAAATATTTTCGAAATTAAAGAGAATTTTTATGCTTTCCAAAGTtggtatgaatttatatttttaatttttttttatgaactaCGGCGACTGTTGCTAAAAGAGgtgaaaaggaaaacaaaagtgactaaaacgtaacatttcaaatataagtgactaaaatgtaatttgaggcaaacaaaagtgattattttaatagtttaccttacaaattttgtctaaactgaACCCAAGTTAGGTCGGGCCTGATGGGCCACCCGGCCCGTGGATAGGTGTACTTGCAACTGGGTAATTCCagttaaattttctttctgaTCCAATTCCCCCCATAATGTAGCCGCAAAGAAAaggagaggaaaaaaaaaaaaagcaaacgcCAAAAATTCTCTGGAAAAGCATTGAGTAAATTAACGGGGGAAAAAAACAATGGAAGAATCATCGTCAACAGGAGATCAGAGAGATAAATCAACTGAAGAGGAAGTTATTATCAGGGCAGTGGACACGGGTCAACCGTCCACGTGTCCCGAGAATGAACTGGATGACCGTGAACTCGACGGTAGCGAATCGAAGCCGCCATTGAACAAAAGCGACATCTTGAAAGCAGTGGAGGTAGTTGAAAGAGACTCTCAGGCTATCGCCGATAGCTTCTCTTCCCTCTTCGCTTCGCTTCGTTTGGCTCTCTCTGAGGTCTGTATGGTTCTTGAGAAAACTGTTGTCAATTTACCATAATTGATTAGCTTTTTCATAAGTATTACGCTTTTATTGTTGTTTAAATTCTGGACATTTTAGGCAATTATGATTTTGATCAGTTACGGAATATGgtggtatttttattttattttccttatatttagggttttttaatttCGAAATTATGCATTACTAGTTTACTACGAAGCGTCGAATGTGATGGTATAAACATCCTTTATTAGATTATTGGTGATGAATTGGAGCATTGTTGAAGTTACTTTCCTTAATCTCACTGAGTTGAATTCAGTTAATTCGTTTCGTGTGGTGAAAAATCGTTTTCTAATAAGCGCATGATGTGTAAATTACTTCAATTGTAGGTCACTAGCGGCTCAGTTGATCATATGCGTTGCTTTGGAGATGCAACTGGGCGTCTTCAAGAATCTGGTAATGAAATATTAAACATGGTACTTCATTGGGGCGAATTTGTTTGTTAAATCCATTATGGGTATTTTTTTCTGTTATCTTTTTGGCATGACCATATGGTTCATTAAGACTAATCCTCGTGACTGCCCCTCACAATAATGTTATCTCTAGGATGTTATCTCTAGGGAGAGAATGGTTCAAAGCTGCGTTAGCTTCCTGTGAGTGCAATGTGCCTTACCACTGCACCCcgtacttgttggtactttttgTGTTTTCTTTATCATTAGCTTCGAAGTTTTAGCAACTGGTCAACCCTAGAGCTTGTTGTTTTCTTATCCTTAGTCATGTTCACTAGTCTTCACTGGATGGATGTACTTTTGAATTTCGACAATTGTGTTGAAATAATGATTGCGTGGACTGAGGACCAATGTGTGTATGTGTAATTAATATTATCACTGTCTTTTTTGGTAATAATATATCACCATTTTTGCTGTTATTTAGAACGTATTGGTCATCTGGCGTGTGATGGGCTATTGTTGTTGTTTATTTTCCCTCCATAGATATTTCATTGTGTCAAATAGATTGATTCTGATGTAAAATGTGAACTTGTTCTTTGGGTTTGCAGCACTTGATGCGGCTACAAAGGGGAACCGGTATATAAATTCATGTCTCAGGTAGTATTCCTTTTCCAGAGACTCATTTTTTGGGGGATATAATGTAACAAACTGAAATATAACCTGTAAATGTATTTAATGTTTTTCTTGTCCTATTTATGGTGATACTGACAAATAGTTTCTTAGATGTGTTTGCGTTGAGCTTGAGAAACTAATGGGAACTAGAAGCAAAATATTTTCGATTTGTTTCTGgttcattattattactatatgcATTCTGTTTGATGCCTGTTGAAGCCATCATCAAGCATCTATTCCAGTTATTGTTTTACACATTTAagctaaataatttattataaaacaatCTATGCCAGTATTTTTGCTGAGACTGCTGTAGCTGGTAGTAGGAAAGGGGACATTGTTACTATTTCAGCTAGAAATTGATGATCAATGTGTGTTATTTACAAAAGAATTATCAAGTTTTATAGTACCAGATGAAGAAGAGTTAAATCTTTTTTCGGAACATTTGTTTCTTAGATTCTATGGTAGGATATGTGTTGGGTTTATTAAAAGTTCATGCTTTTTCACATGGATCTTGCGTTTCTTAATGCAGTTTTTTGCTAACCTTCTGCAGGTTAAATGAGGAAATGAAGGGCATGGAAAGTCTAGCTACACAGCTGTATCCTTATCAGTTGTCTTGCCCTGCTTTACCTTTGCATTTTTAGATTGTAGAGTTTTCCTAGTTTTTCTACTTTTTTTGGTATCTTCCATGTTCATTTTATAGCCCATGTTTGGAGTTCATGGCTGTTCCTATTAACAATGTTATCTTTAAGGTTTGCACATGTGTTCTTCTTAAGAGTGCGATGTGCATTACCACTACCCCTAACACTTGTTGGTGACTTCCTTTAAGCTGGTTATAGCAGACCTATGAACTATGCTACTACTTAGAGTTTTCATTATAAATTACCCATGTCCACATAATGGTATCCAAATTTACCCTTGAGCATGGGTAACATAGCCTACGAAGATATTACATCACTTTCTCCCATTAGTACGGAACAGCAAATGGGAAACTTCAcgttttgtttgttttttggtTAGAACAAAGTTCATTATTGGAATGCAGTAAAGGTAAAACAATATGGAACTCAGGTTAGCATgcagttttattttgatttaaccTCATTTATACATGGCATTCATTTCATTGGTTCCTTAATGCTTGTAAAGAAAAGTTCTGAGGAGGAATGTAGATGCCCTAGACACAGCCGTCAACAAGCTCGTACGACTTCCATGAATTATTAGGACAATGAGTACAGCTCAAATTAAGAAGAAAATCGATGTTTTTTTAGTCTTATGCACATTTATGTCAATGCAAAAATTCTGGTACTTGTACATCATATTTTTGCCTCTGCTATTATAAAAGCACAATTGAATCTTCCACTGGTGGAGTTCTTAGAAAGTTGCAAATAACAAGTCTTTCTTAATTATGTCAAAATCATTTGATTATCAAAGATCTTAGTATGCAAAGCACATTTCAATTTAGTTATAGCCCTACTTAACTGAAATCCTTACGAGCCCTTACTTCAAAAGACATGCCCATCATATTCAGCTAAAACTATAAAAGCATTCATCAACAAAAATAATTACAACTGCCAAAAGAAATATAATGTTTAACATTACTAAAAAGTTCCAATAGAAATTTGGTATTTCATTGAGAGAGAGCGAATGTATCTTAAGAAATGCTAGCCTCGGATAAAGACACAAATATATCACCTTTGCTCTACGGCATGGCATCACTCCCATTCGATTGTCGATGGGGGCTTTGATGTAATGTCCAGAGTAACACGATTCACGCCTCGAACATTGTTACAAATCTTTTGAGAAACTTCTTTAAGGAAACTGTTTTCAAAACAGTACCTGGAAATCCAAAATTTCATTAGGAAAAGGAAATGGAATTTCACGGTTTTGGACTTAAGAGAGATGAAAAAGATTAGTTCCTTGGTTCTCAACACATAGGGTATAAGACAAAGGCAAATACGACTTCCTAGACATTAAAAAACTTGTAATATGCAATACATGATTTGCCAACAATATCATTTGaatgatttccaaaataaattgCATTTTTGTGCTTCTAGTTCAGAAATCCATATCTTTTAGGCCTACCTATTTAAGCAAAATAATTAACGCTTTGTTGATACACAGTTGAGAAAGACGTGGAGATGGGTGGTTCACCTTGATTAGGACAAGGTGGAGAGCTGTTTAGTAAGGTGGCCGGAGTAGGAGATAGCGCGTAGGAGTCATCTGGAACTGTGTTGCATATTTCCCCTTCTACTACCTCACCCCAAGCTCCAAACTTCTCCGCCCTATCCTACTCCGACCACCTTACTAGATGGCTCTCTGCCTTGTCCTAAACAGGGTGAACCACCTATCTCCGCCTCCTACTTGATCATGTATCAACACAATTCTTGCATAGCCATATGAtgtgcataaaattatttttaactcgGCCCAAAGTTGGAAATACTTTTGAGCTTACGGCTTTATGCGTGTTTACTATACTATTGACTCATGCTGAGCACATAATATGCGCAACCATAAACAGCAAAGCAGTGCAGAACAATGAAAACTTACCAATCTGCTGTCATTCCATCTTGACTTGTAACAGCTCGGAGAGTAACAACATATGAATGTGTCCTTTGATCACCTTGAACTCCAACAGATTTTACAGGCAAAAATACAGCAAAAGCTTGCCAAATTGAATCATAAATACCAGCATCTTTGATGGATTGAATGAAAATTTCATCAACCTGGGCAAAAACAAAGTTCATGAGgaaaagaaaacaagctaaaagGTAACATGGTTGCACTTCCTTATGTAAGAACTTCATACCTGGCGCACAATGTCCAAGGCATTGCCTTCAGTTACATCACCCAAGACTCGAACTGCAAGGCCAGGCCCAGGAAATGGATGACGCTTCAAAAATGGTTCAGGAACCTTCAATATCCTCCCGAGTTGGCGAACCTTAAAAAAATTAGGCAAAAGAAAAGAGGGAAAAGTAAATTAAAAGATGGAAAAGCCTTCTATAGAAGTAAATGTCATAGGGAACAAACTCAAAACCTCATCCTTGAAGAGAAGTTTAAGTGGCTCAATGAGCTTTAACTTCATGTCTTTGGGAAGTCCTCCAACATTATGATGACTTTTGATTGTGTGTGAATGGGTTCTTCCACTTCCTGGTGGAGGACATGATTCAATCACGTCTGGATACAAGGTTCCTTGAACCAGAAAAGCCGGCTTCTTTCCTAATTTTTGCTCCAATTCATGAGCAAAAGCATCAAAGATGCAGATAAATTCTTTGCCTATTATCTTTCTTTTCATCTCAGGGTCTACAACTCCTTTAAGTTTACTAAGAAACTGCTCACTTGCGTCAACGCAAGTAACCGGTAAATGCAGATCCCTTTCAAAGGTTTCCATCACACGTTCTCTCTCTTTATACCTGCAGGGAAATCAAGCGACAAATTATAGAAGTACGGGGCTTATTAACAAATGCACATTTGGCAAAAAATTATACCTTAACAAACCATTGTCAACAAAAACACAGTGAAGTCGGTCCCCAATTGCTTTGTGAACAAGGGTTGCAGCAACTGTGGAATCAACACCACCGGACAGAGCGCAAATAACATGATCATCAGGAGCCACCGTGTTGTTGATCacttcaatttcttcatccaTAACATCTTCCATTTTCCAACCAGCATTCACACCGCAAACATCAAACAAGAAATATCTCAGCGTTTCCATCCCTTCTGGCGAATGTGTAACCTTAACAAACAAAAATGAGATCATCAATTTACCGCCTTAAAAACCACAACAACAGCCTCCTCACAACCAATCAAAGAACTTTGTTTCAGGATAAGTCTTCAAAGTGCCGTTTCCTGGCCAGCCAACCAGACCCCAACAACCAAAGGTATTGTCCCCAGAGAGAGCTGTCTCCCATGCTCTGCCGAGAGCCAACATGCCGTGAGCGGCTACCCTAAAGGTCTGGTTCACAGAGCCAGGAGTGCCTTCACTCTAGGTGGACATTCGGCCATCCACTAAGGCGACATGAACGTCTTGCCCTTTGTGGGTTCCAACCCCGAGCCTATGGCATATAGGTCAGGGAAGATGGTACCACTCGACAAACTTAAAACCAaactcacaaaaaaaaaaattgaccctGAGCTGTTTGTTACTGAGAATAAACAAATGCTAAtgttctttaaaaatatatagtaaaaagtatactttttactatttttctgGAAGAACAGtgcaatattttacttttatattataaaaacaatCACATTCAAAATGCTGTTAAACTTTAAGACGTTTGTCCAGTACTTCATAAAAAAATCGGAAAAATACCAATAACAACGAAGcttaataaacaaaaaataaaacccaaaatctcAAATTACCTCAGGATGATACTGCAACCCATAAAACTTTCGGTCTCTGTCCTCAACAGCGGCGACGGCGCCCTGTTGACTCCTAGCCACCACCTCAAACCCATCGGGCAACCTAGCAGCCTCATCACCGTGACTCATCCAAACAACCAGCTTATCCCCAACCTTCTTCCCACCAAAAATACCACAATTTTTCTCAACCGCAATATCCATCCTGCCATACTCCTGCTTCTCCCCAACCCTAACTTCCCCACCAAGTCTCTGAACAAGTAACTGAAGTCCATAGCAGATACCCAGGACAAAAACCCCATTGGACTGAGCCCAATCAACGAACCCATCAGCAAACGAAGGTGAATCATTGGAATGGACAGAGTGAGGTCCACCGGAAAGGATAACAACTTTGGGATTGAGCGAAGTGATGGAAGAAAGAGGGCAAGTACCGGAGATACAAAGCGAGAAGACCGACAGAGCACGAATACGGCGAGTGATGAGATGGGTGTATTGAGAGCCGAAGTCGAGGATAAGGACTAAGTCGGATTTCACGGCTTGTGGGTCCATTATGGCTTTTAGGGAATGGGTGGTGGCGATTGAGGCGGCTGTAGGGTTTAAGGAGGAAGGCGGAGGGGAATTAGGGTTTATAGAATGGCGGGAAATGGGGGCTATAAATTTAGATGCACTGTAActgctttattttatttgttttggactaaattgaattaaaaaattattaaatttgggAATTTGAAAGCTTTTTGGACCTTTCCCGGAAACTGGGGACACCCCACTAATTAAAAagatttatattaataatacatGGGGGAAAAAAAGCACTATTTAGCTTATGTGAATCTTGATTTTCGGCAAATTGGTACATTTAAAATAGAtttgtttttaaaggttaaattacatttaaggacattaaattattaataaattcatattttggtgattcaacttcaaaaaattacaaaataattattaaattatttaaaaatttttatttaattcaccGGACTACTAAAATCTATGTTGTATAGCTTTCTTTATTTGCAGTCTATCCACCCATCAAAACCTCTCATTTTCTCTTCTACATAGGGGTGATGCAAAAGGGGCCAAGCCAAatgaaaattacattttaacccctttaaaaaatcattaaattataaatttatatatggtAAAATTGCGCTTTggccaaaatgaaataaaatgtttaGTCATTTTCAAAAATGATATCATCATAAACTAATACATGATaaatctcaaaaatttataattcatttttggcccttcttaaaaaaaattatagattagCCTTTgcttttacaatttaaatttttttataagaaataGTTTTGAACGTCACAAATCtataattcaaaattcaaacaaatttattcTTCAATCTATGACATTAACCGTTagattgacttggatctaagatatgttcttctaTTTGTTGATGGGAGTTGATCCATGGACCATCATATCGAGCGTTGAATCGTCACTTGAAGTTTGTTAGTCGGActttttttggaaataaaaaacaactcggtgatttaaataaaagctttcaaatagttcaatacTTAAATGAATACTTTATAATAGTTTAacgaccattttataactttttaaatataagtGGAGGATAAcgttttagaagaaaaaaaaagataaggaaaaagaaattttagaaCACGAGCTCATGATTGTGTCAAAAAATCTTATCTAAGGCACGACTGATTTAAAAAACGAGTTTTATTTTTCGTTTAAGCTCATTTTTTAGGtttatatttttgtctaaatCTTCTTACATTTTAAACAAGCCTTCATATCTAA
Protein-coding sequences here:
- the LOC107963781 gene encoding uncharacterized protein isoform X1, with amino-acid sequence MEESSSTGDQRDKSTEEEVIIRAVDTGQPSTCPENELDDRELDGSESKPPLNKSDILKAVEVVERDSQAIADSFSSLFASLRLALSEVTSGSVDHMRCFGDATGRLQESALDAATKGNRYINSCLRLNEEMKGMESLATQLKVLRRNVDALDTAVNKLVRLP
- the LOC107963781 gene encoding uncharacterized protein isoform X2; this translates as MEESSSTGDQRDKSTEEEVIIRAVDTGQPSTCPENELDDRELDGSESKPPLNKSDILKAVEVVERDSQAIADSFSSLFASLRLALSEVTSGSVDHMRCFGDATGRLQESALDAATKGNRYINSCLRKVLRRNVDALDTAVNKLVRLP
- the LOC107963780 gene encoding GMP synthase [glutamine-hydrolyzing] produces the protein MDPQAVKSDLVLILDFGSQYTHLITRRIRALSVFSLCISGTCPLSSITSLNPKVVILSGGPHSVHSNDSPSFADGFVDWAQSNGVFVLGICYGLQLLVQRLGGEVRVGEKQEYGRMDIAVEKNCGIFGGKKVGDKLVVWMSHGDEAARLPDGFEVVARSQQGAVAAVEDRDRKFYGLQYHPEVTHSPEGMETLRYFLFDVCGVNAGWKMEDVMDEEIEVINNTVAPDDHVICALSGGVDSTVAATLVHKAIGDRLHCVFVDNGLLRYKERERVMETFERDLHLPVTCVDASEQFLSKLKGVVDPEMKRKIIGKEFICIFDAFAHELEQKLGKKPAFLVQGTLYPDVIESCPPPGSGRTHSHTIKSHHNVGGLPKDMKLKLIEPLKLLFKDEVRQLGRILKVPEPFLKRHPFPGPGLAVRVLGDVTEGNALDIVRQVDEIFIQSIKDAGIYDSIWQAFAVFLPVKSVGVQGDQRTHSYVVTLRAVTSQDGMTADWYCFENSFLKEVSQKICNNVRGVNRVTLDITSKPPSTIEWE